The DNA region TTGTGTTTTCAGACAGAACAGGAGGGTGCGTTTCGATCAAAAGAAATGGTCTCACATCAATCCATCACTCATCATTCTTCTGGACGACAAAGAGAGAAACCAGATCAGTCTGACAGTAAAAGCGaccgtccatctgtctgtctgtctgtctgtctgtctgtccatgaTTACGACTGCAGGTGGTCTGTCAGCCTCTGAATGAcgtctgtatgtgtttgtgttgtagATCGATGAGGAGAAGAAAGGTGACAACAGCGTCCTGATACACAAGGGCCGATACGACAAAAAGGTGTGTGTGTTGTCCTTAAGTGGGGTTATCCTCCCAAAATATCATATCACGATGTTATAACACAAAAGCATGATCAACGATCTGAATCGTGATCTTCCCAATTTTGAAATTCGCTATTGAGAATATCCAGACAGGAACAAGCCTATGATTGATCTATTTACACAATTTAAcccttaaatgcataaatgtaaaatcattATTACATTTTCGGGTCTTTAGTGACCCGGACCTATATATCTAGCATGGATGGACCTCTAACTGCTGCAACAGCAAAATAAATATCTTGATATTTTAAGAACAattacagaagaataaaataaagcatattttgtTACCTTTTTAAACTTAAAAGGGTTCAATTTGAGGAGATTATTTTACCATCACTGTTATCGTCAGAGCAGGAATACTAAGAAAGTTGATGTCTAACTTAAAAAAACTAAGGAGGGAAAGGGTAGAGAATGATGTCCCGGGTCGCTAAAGACCTGAGGTATGCATTTAAGGGTTAAAAAACAAAGCATTGCATTAAAACAATCAGTTGTTAAAATAGTCAGTAAACTTTAAAACAATGCATTACTGTATACAATTTGATTCTCGTTATAAATTGATTGTCaaaagcagtgagtgattttctctttgtattttgttttatgattaacattaatgactcAGACAGCAGAAGGTTCACTTGGCTGCTGTCTCTTTAAGTCTTGAATGCACTAATCTAATGTACTGACATACATCTGTTTCCTTCCCAATCGTTTATGTTCATTAAAGACATATACAGTCTTCATGTAAATACACGCCAAGACAGACATTTGGAcagttttttcatatatattatttatatcaagCATGAAAGACACGTGATATATGATACATGTAAAAGCCAATCACTgctggtgttggcgcagtggagaagacacatgcctttggtctgagagacccaggttcgaatccactgtgagacaccaatgtgtccctgagcaagacacttatcccctagttgctccagaggcgtgtgacctctgacatatatagcaattgtaagttgctttggataaaagcgtcagctaaatgtaaaaatgtctgcTGTAGTTTAAAATTTTTTATGAAGACATAAAAGATCACGATCTATGATTCACTTAAAAAATAGATTGTATACATCTTCAAGATCAATCATGATATAAGATCGACCTCCCCTAGTGTGTCCtctcatgtgtgtgtattttatggaTGTTTACATGTGTTTTTTCTACAGCCCGTCATTCTGAAGGAGTTGAGAAACACAGATGGAAACTTCTCTGAGGAACAACGCATCGAACTCAATGCTGTAAAACCCTAAATTTTACTTtgatatttcagtttaataatatatatttatacaaaacaaaattataaacgcaacacttttttttttgccccaatTTCTTATGAGCCTAACTTTTCTATGTACACataaggcctatttctctcaaatattgttcacaaatctgtctaaatctgtgttagtaagCACTTCTCCTATgttgagataatccatccacctcacaggtgtggcatatcaagatgctgattagacagcatgattattgcacaggtgtgccttaggctggccacaataaaggCCACTCAAAAATtagcagttttactgtattggggggtccgaaaaccagtcagtatctggtgtgaccaccatttgtcttacgcagtgcaacacatctccttctcatagagttgatcaggttgttgattgtggcctgtgggatgttggtccactcctcttcaatggctgtgtgaagttactggatattggcaggaactggaacacactgtTGTTTACGCCGATCCAGAACAACCCAAACATGCTCAAGGTAcaaggtgatggtcgtggatgaatggcaaaACAATGGGCATCAGGATCTCATCACGGTATCTctatgcattcaaaatgccataaataaaatgcatgtgtTTGTTGTCCATTACATACACCTGCCAATACAATAACTCCACCGCCACCATgagccactcgatccacaatgcCGACATCAGCAAATCGCTCACCCACACAACGCCATACACACTGTCTACCATCtctctgtacagtgaaaaccgggatacATCCGTGAGGAGATCACCTCTctaaagtgccagacgccattaaatgtgagcatttgcccactcaagttggttatgatgatgaactgcagtcaggtcgagaccctgaAGAGGACGATGatcatgcagatgagcttccctgaaatggtttctgacagtttttgTGGAGAAAttatttggttatgcaaaccgattgttgcagcagctgtctgggtggctggtctcaAAAGATCtgggaggtgaagatgctggatgtggaggtcctgggctggtgtgtaCTGCAAAATTCTTTGAAAcacctttggagatggcttatggtagagaaattaacatttaattcagAGGAACAGCTCTGGTGGAGATTTATGCCTAATTTCCAatgactgtatgtatgtatatatatatatatatatatatatgtatatatgcacactcaccggccactttattaacTACATCTGTTCTATTGCTTGGAAACGCAAATTGCTATCACATGGcaacaactcaatgcatttaggcatctagatgtggtgaagacgacatgctgaagttcaaaccgagcatcagaatggggaaggaagtgaatttaagtgactttgaatatggaatggttgttggtgtcagacaggctggtctgagtatttcaaaaactgctgatctactgggattttcacgcacaaccatttctaggatttacagagaatggtcagaaaaagagaaaatatccagtgagggGCAGTTGTGTGgaagaaaatgccttgttgatgtcagagatcagaggagaatgggcagactggttagagatgatagaaaggcaacagtaactcaaataaccactcgttacaaccaaggtatgcagaatactttctctgaacgcacaacacatcaaaccctgatgcagatgggctacagcagcagaagatcacacagctaagaacaggaaacagaggctacaattcacacaggctcaccaaaagtGGACAACAGAGGatttgaaaaatgttgcctggtctgatgagtctcaatttctgctgcgacattcagatgttaAGGTCAGAATTTAGCATAAAGAACATAAAAGCATGCATCCATCCTGCCTCAGCGGTTCAGACTGGTGgtgttggtgtaatggtgtgggggatattttcttggcacgcTTTGGGACtcttagtaccaactgagcattgtttaaacaccaaggcctacctgagtattgttactgaccatgtccatccctttatgactacagtgaacCCATCCTCTGATGaatacttccagcaggataatgcaccatgtcacaaagctcaaatcatctcagactggtttctaaAACATGAATATGAGTTCACTTTaatcaaatggcctccacagtcactagatctcaatccaacagagcagctttgggatgagctggaacgggagattcacatcatggatgtgcagccgacaaatctgcagaaacttcgtgatgctatcatgtcaaaaGAGACCAAAATCTCGGAGGAAGGTTTCTAAAAACTTTGTTGAATTCATACGACAAAGAATtaaagcagttctgaaggcaaaatggggtccaacccggtactagcaaggtgtatcTAATAAAGTgggcagtgtgtgtgtatgtctatgtgtatatatgtatatgtgtgtgtgtgagatttgcTCAGTTATTTTGTTTTGCACATAATATGGCCACCTATATATTTGTAACAAACCTTGTTTCTTTTTCTCTCAGTTGTTGCGTATTGACTATTATAATCTGACGAAGTTTTACGGGACAGCGAAGTTTGACTGTGGTGTTTTCGGGGTGTTTGAGTTCTGCGAGAGAGGATCACTGCGGGTAAAACAATCATCAGACTCATAAATCACTGACTGAACCATCCCATCCTTCCTCACATGACTCTCatttgtgtatgcgtgtgtgtttcTTTAGTATGTGCTGAACGATAAGATCTCGTATCCTGATGAGAGTTTTATGGATCTGGAGTTTAAGATCTCTGTCATGTACGACATCGCAaaggtgagtgtgtgtttgatcaTGTATGCAGCATATGCTGTCTTTTACTGCTGCATCCATAAAAACACAGTTTAACACTCGCTGATGGTTTTATGATCATCATAGATGAGTCAGTGAATGGAAACATAAAAGTCATGAATGACATCTGATGTACACACCCAGGGCAGACACGAGTAAAGAGCTCAGGTGATCACTGAACGGTTGTGGGTTCAAACCCTAGAAAGACTGATTTAAAACACAAGTGTGTttccagaatatatatatattcatgaagATGAGGAGTAGAGCTGGTTTCCTCCAAACAAGCCTTTTAAAGAGTAttgtgtgcctttccaaatcatgtcagttttatgagaaaataatataatattaatcataGGACATAAATTGGCCTCCATATGTTTGGAATATTTCGTTATATAGTCGTTACATTTGTGATTGGACACACTTGACCTTTGCCCTCTGATGATGTCATTGCTGTCACTGTTTGGTCAGGGCATGTCATACCTGCACTCCAGTAATGTTGGTGTTCACGGCCGGCTGAAATCCACCAACTGCGTGGTGGACAATCGGATGGTGGTGAAGATCACCGACTTCGGCTGCAACACCATCCTCACGCCCGGGAAAGGTTAGTGATGACACGTAACACAGGTCAACTACAGAAATAATGAAGATTGTTATCAAATATATCTTAAACTAAGGGAATAGTTGGCATAAGGAATAGTTTTAGGCCAAATTTCCtttttagatgaactattccttttaatacTAATGACAGTCATattaacatatgtgaccctggaccgtAAGGGTAAATTTACGTAATTTTACTTAagatatataaatcatttaatagCTGAATAAGCTTTCCACTAATGTATGGTTTGGTATGGATGACAGAAAAATATTTAGATACAACTAATTAAAAatcctggaatctgagggtgcaaaaaaatattgtgaaaatcgccttttaagttgtccaaatgaagtttttagcagtgcatattactaataagaaattaagttttgatatatttacagtaggaattttACACAATATCTTCGtggaaaaacttaatttttggcataaaagaaaaatcttaaattttgacccatgtacattgtttttttattttattttatattggtaCTGCGATTTAAGacttgtgctccagggtcacatatagctgCTGTGATGTCCAGTTTAATTTCATGTTCAGAGTCTCTATAAGTCTCTATAATATCAAGAGATGAATGAATGAagtctgtctgtcctgtcagaCCTGTGGACGGCGCCGGAGCACATGCGTGTTCAGGGGATTTCTCAGAAAGGCGACGTCTATAGTTTTGCCATCATCTCGCAGGAGATCATTCTCAGGAAGAGCCCATTTCACACGTGCTGCTGCTCCGATACGgcaggtacacacacacccaATCAGTCCACCTGTATACCAAAGATAGAGGATTTTATACATATAGAATATGAACATTTACACCTTTATCAGATGCTTTTGagcaaaacattgttttttgaGCATTGCTTAGGAATCTAACACTGTTTTGAGTTAGAGGAACATTTGAACAGCATGTCTGATTTTACTGTTTAAATCAATTGTATAAATTCTCTTCCCTGCACTTTCTGTGTGTGCTGGTAATCTTTTCTGCTCTAGAGAAATTGTATCGCGTTCAATATCTGCGGGGGCCGAACGTCTTCCGGCCCGATCTGAGTTTCGAGTCTGTTGGAGAAACCGAAGCAGAGGTACCGTTACAAGAGAACtctatatgttttttatatatatatatatgtatatatatgtatatacatatataaatggtTCAGAAACTGGGTGAAACTGTAACGCCCATATATGGAAGCTTTAGCAAAGGAAGCCCCACCTTCTAAACTAAAGAGCCAATCGTGTTACTGCAGTTCCTGTTAAGAGTTATGGTTATCATAGCAACAGATCTGAGACTCACACTTATAACTGTACATGAGCATTGGCTGAACAAACCTTatatcaatactttttttttttgtgtgtgaattatTGAAACATAAGAAACATCATGTATAAAGTAGTTCTCATCAAAtttaattcatttgaaatattttattaaatgtgaaatgAATGTAAATTTGACCCTATTTGAGTACAACAAACATAATTTATGAGGCAttacatttcagtttttattacTGATTCGAAACATTATCAAAATGTGacaaattctttttttaatgttaacaaCATATGAATGTTGAATGTTAACAACTCTTTTATTTAGAAGGTGGGGCCTCCCATATATGGGCATtctaactgtatgtatgtgtgtgtatatatatatatatatatatatatatatatatatataaaattatatatatatatatatatatatatatatatatatatatatatatatatatatatatatatatatatatatatatatatatatatatatatatatatataaacattcatgGGGCATTTTATGTCAGATTTGATTGCCGttttaatacttatttaaaaaactatttgagagcataaaaacaacatttatgaggCTTTGTCAAACTTAATTGcagatttaaaactttattgAACTGTGAAAAATGCTTTAAAGTGACTTGACTAGTTCAGTAatggttaatataatatattaatgtaatattatataatatattgttttattgaatatAAACCACATTTAAATTGAAATACATTTCTTTTGTAGCTGTTCGTGCTCATCAAGAGCTGCTGGGAGGAAGATCCAGAGAAGCGTCCGGACTTCAAGCGGATCGAGGGTGCTCTGGGGAAGATCTTTAGGTGTGTGAGTGACGACAGAAGCGAGCGTTTGATTGAGTTTGGTGGTCGTGAATGTGTGCTGATGTGATGCTTTGTGTTTCTGCAGTAACCTTCACAACCAGGCCAATGCCAGCTACATGGACAACCTGATCCGCCGGCTCCAGATGTACTCGAGGAACCTGGAGCACCTGGTGGAGGAGAGGACAGCTCTGTATAAGGCCGAGAGAGACCGAGCCGACCAGCTCAACTTCATGCTGTTGCCGgggtcagaaacacacacacacacacacacacacgcttaaacacagcaatcacacacacataacaaTTTTTAGGCATTCCTTGTGTGTTTCTAGGCGAATGGCAGACGTGACCCTGATTTGACACATTAAACCTTCATAAACCAGAAAGATTCTGTTCTGTCTCTTATAGTCCAGTGGTTCGCTCTTTGAAGGAAACGGGTCGTGTGGAGCCAGAGCTGTACGATGAGGTCACCATCTACTTCAGCGACATTGTGTGCTTTACGACCCTCTGCCATCACAGCACACCCATGGAGGTGGTGGACATGCTGAACGACATCTACAAGAACTTCGACAGCATTCTCGACCATCATGACGTCTATAAGGTGCACAAAAACAAGATGTTTTCAGACGCTCAGAGATAACAGCTAGCAGAATagcgtttttattttaatatttctaaattaatattttaaaataaatagtcaGAACATGTTGCTGTGTTCAGGTGGAGACCATCGGTGATGCATACATGGTCGCGTCTGGTCTGCCAAGACGCAACGGAAACAGACATGCTGTGGATATTTGTCTCATGGCTTTGGACATCCTGGAGTTCATGGGGACGTACCAGCTTAGACACCTGCCAGGAATCCCACTGTGGATCCGTATTGGGATCCATTCAGGTACATACACATGGGAGGATGGATAAAGAGaccatttttatataatatactagGAATCGTTTCTATAACATCTTGAGGATGGTGGCAGTGACACCTtcaagtcaaaatgcttaaaaataaccaaaatcaCTTAAATATCAAGTGACATACTGACATTCTAAGCTTCTGCCATTCTAAACCAATTAGCCACCCATGAGACCCAGCATACACGTAGCGATGCCCCAGCAACTGCCCAGCATACAAGTAGTGATGCCCCAGCAACTGCCCAGCATACACGTAGCGATGCCCCAGCAACTGCCCGGCATACACGTAGCGATGCCCCAGCAACTGCCCGGCATACACGTAGCGATGCCCCAGCAACTGCCCAGCAAACACATAGCGATGCCCCAGCAACTGCCCAGCATACACGTAGCGATGCCCCAGCAACTGCCTGGCATACACGTAGCGATGCCCCAGCAACTGCCCGGTATACACGTAGCGATGCCCCAGCAACTGCCCAGCATACCCATAGCGATGCCCCAGCAACTGCCCAGGATACACGTAGCGATGACCCAGCAACTGCCCAGCATACACGTAGCGATGCCCCAGCAACTGCCCAGCATACACGTAGCGATGCCCCAGCAACTGCCCGGCATACACGTAGCGATGCCCCAGCAACTGCCCGGCATACACGTAGCGATGCCCCAGCAACTGCCCGGCATACACGTAGCGATGCCCCAGCAACTGCCCGGCATACACGTAGCGATGCCCCAGCAACTGCCCAGCAAACACATAGCGATGCCCCAGCAACTGCCCAGCATACACGTAGCGATGCCCCAGCAACTGCCCGGCATACACGTAGCGATGCCCCAGCAACTGCCCGGTATACACGTAGCGATGCCCCAGCAACTGCCCAGCATACCCATAGCGATGCCCCAGCAACTGCCCAGGATACACGTAGCGATGACCCAGCAACTGCCCAGCATACACGTAGCGATGCCCCAGCAACTGCCCAGCATACACGTAGCGATGCCCCAACAACTGCCCAGCAAACACATAGCGATGCCCCAGCAACTGCCAGGCAGCTGCATATCAATATCATATCATACACATAGCGATGCCCCAGCAACTGCCCAGTATACACATAGCGATTCCCCAGCAACTGCCCGGCAGCTGCATATCAATACCCCAGCAACTACATACATATCAATACCCCAGCAACTACATACATAGCGATGCCCCAGCAACTGCCCAGCATACACATAGCAATGCCCCGGCAACTGCCAGGCAGCTGCATATCAATATCATATCATACACAAAGCGATGCCCCAGCAACTGCCAGGCCCCTGCATATCAATACCCCAACAACAACATACATAGTAATGCCCTAACAACTGCCCGGCAAGCACATAGTGAGGTCCAGCATCTGCCCAGCAACATCagcttgaaaatattttttgtatatataaaaatataaattatggtAAAAGGAATCAAGATAAAAATGAGCAGTTGGTGTAGTCACACtagtcacgtgtgtgtgtgtgtgtgtgtgtgtaggtccaTGTGCGGCTGGTGTGGTGGGTAATAAGATGCCACGTTACTGTCTGTTTGGAGATACAGTCAACACGGCATCACGAATGGAGTCTACAGGCCTGCGTaagatgcaaacacacacattcacatgcacacacccacacacacccacactcgtTTAGTGAAATAGCTGATGTGTTTCCAGCTCTGAGGATTCATGTGAGCGAGTCAACCATCAAGATCCTGGAGCGAACCGACTGTAAATTTGAGTGCGAGCACCGAGGAGAAACATACCTGAAGGTGAGAGGAGAGTCGGCGGCCAATCACAGGCTCTTACATTACCTTCCAGCCAATCGCAGGCTCTTATTTAAGTCCTCCTGGACAATCACAAACTGTTACTGAAgagttaaaaataaaagcagaaacaCATAGTGTGTGTTTTTGCGTTTCAGGGTAAAGGGAAGGAGATGACTTACTGGTTGACTGGAGTCACcggccagaaatacagtctgcCAATACCACCAACAGCGTAAGATTTCCAGCACTCATCATGTGATCATAAAATACTGCCAGAATACATTTAGTAAAACTTTTACACACGGTGGAGTTATTATCAGTGCAACATAAGActaccattcacaacaactaatGTTAATTTAATACGACATAGCATTTCAGATACAATATCTTCTTTTTCTCTACCAATAAAAATAAGCCAAAAGAAAGAACAGAGGGTGTATTTTGTTCTACCGtctatttatttctataatgcCTTTCACAAAATATATTGTAGTTTTGTAAAATCTGAATACTGTGTTTGCAACTTTATCTCTCATTTGCAAGGATTCTGAAAAAAATGGGATGGGGAGCTGTTAACTCgcaattgtgatataaactcacatttGTGGGACTAAAaggttgtgagataaaaagtcacaattaacatttttaaatttttaattctaCTGcggaaacaagaaaaaaaaaatgaactgagaTGTAAACAgagaa from Carassius carassius chromosome 1, fCarCar2.1, whole genome shotgun sequence includes:
- the gucy2ca gene encoding guanylyl cyclase C, encoding MLGLFWFWLGSVLSVSEFDVLSCRNSSVTLNVVLLEDENSPWSLKFVKDTVDMAVEEENKKNQAESLDFQIKVLFSGFNTTHYRRRGCGSSTCEAVEILKSLHNSSELGCMMLGPSCTYATFQLVDQEVGLTLTIPIISAGSFGLSCDYKDKLTRLLPPARKISEFFVHFWNVSFDNLKPAWKTAYIYKKLDNTEECFWYINALEAPSALFASNISREMLRSQGDLEDKLKAQDRHSNIFVLCGTPDDVLAIKKNTTIPPHVVFVLIDLYNDGYHTNESSFEHMRDVLVVTMDSFRNYSRHTSWKTNSTALNDYVVAYHDAVVLFGDMMRQNLKAKQHLNNGIIKQPFRNMSFEGMGGHYELDASGDRDINLSVVYTTSSKQYKTLFSFSTSLHITSLNHTHPDLVWEGSQLPRDKRAHGTEAQNIIMIVLGISVVMATAIAFILYRQNRRVRFDQKKWSHINPSLIILLDDKERNQISLTIDEEKKGDNSVLIHKGRYDKKPVILKELRNTDGNFSEEQRIELNALLRIDYYNLTKFYGTAKFDCGVFGVFEFCERGSLRYVLNDKISYPDESFMDLEFKISVMYDIAKGMSYLHSSNVGVHGRLKSTNCVVDNRMVVKITDFGCNTILTPGKDLWTAPEHMRVQGISQKGDVYSFAIISQEIILRKSPFHTCCCSDTAEKLYRVQYLRGPNVFRPDLSFESVGETEAELFVLIKSCWEEDPEKRPDFKRIEGALGKIFSNLHNQANASYMDNLIRRLQMYSRNLEHLVEERTALYKAERDRADQLNFMLLPGPVVRSLKETGRVEPELYDEVTIYFSDIVCFTTLCHHSTPMEVVDMLNDIYKNFDSILDHHDVYKVETIGDAYMVASGLPRRNGNRHAVDICLMALDILEFMGTYQLRHLPGIPLWIRIGIHSGPCAAGVVGNKMPRYCLFGDTVNTASRMESTGLPLRIHVSESTIKILERTDCKFECEHRGETYLKGKGKEMTYWLTGVTGQKYSLPIPPTAENFHRLQQDMAERIVSTLDKRGNERRKTLSTRQRRTQRHSSDGQPEYLHLNDPTTYL